Proteins encoded by one window of Arabidopsis thaliana chromosome 2, partial sequence:
- a CDS encoding Zinc finger C-x8-C-x5-C-x3-H type family protein (Zinc finger C-x8-C-x5-C-x3-H type family protein; CONTAINS InterPro DOMAIN/s: Zinc finger, CCCH-type (InterPro:IPR000571); BEST Arabidopsis thaliana protein match is: Zinc finger (CCCH-type) family protein (TAIR:AT1G32360.1); Has 35333 Blast hits to 34131 proteins in 2444 species: Archae - 798; Bacteria - 22429; Metazoa - 974; Fungi - 991; Plants - 531; Viruses - 0; Other Eukaryotes - 9610 (source: NCBI BLink).): MSHRRDYGSDAVHVRITHDPPPENCFPNSGDSSVWATEDDYSRVWAINSDGAESPSKKTRSSSSSEIGKSFFKTKLCFKFRAGTCPYSASSCHFAHSAEELRLPPPPPPNWQETVTEASRNRESFAVSLGPRGNVAQTLKSPNWKTRICNKWQTTGYCPFGSHCHFAHGPSELHTFGGGLVEGECKIGTSATLDTKQRGQVDTVTSLVSPGVSSQRTSSAVTQKPNGVRTQRKWKGPDKISRVYGDWIDDIE, from the exons ATGAGTCATCGGCGAGATTACGGCAGTGATGCAGTTCACGTGAGAATCACCCACGACCCTCCGCCTGAGAATTGTTTTCCAAATTCCGGCGACAGTTCCGTCTGGGCCACTGAGGATGATTACAGCCGTGTCTGGGCCATAAACTCTGATGGCGCAGAGTCTCCGAGCAAGAAGACACgatcttcctcctcctccgagATCGGGAAATCGTTCTTCAAGACGAAGCTTTGCTTCAAATTCCGCGCCGGAACTTGTCCCTACTCCGCGAGCTCTTGCCACTTTGCTCACAGCGCGGAGGAGCTCCGtcttcctccgccgccgccgcccAATTGGCAGGAGACGGTGACAGAGgcttcaagaaacagagaaagcttTGCGGTTAGTTTAGGCCCTCGTGGCAATGTTGCTCAGACTCTCAAGTCTCCGAATTGGAAGACAAGGATTTGCAATAAGTGGCAGACTACTGGCTATTGTCCTTTTGGTTCTCACTGCCATTTTGCTCATGGACCTTCAG AGTTGCATACATTTGGCGGAGGACTCGTTGAAGGAGAATGTAAGATCGGAACATCCGCCACTTTGGACACAAAGCAGAGAGGACAAGTAGACACAGTGACTAGCCTTGTTTCTCCTGGAGTCTCATCCCAACGGACATCTAGTGCTGTTACGCAGAAACCCAACGGAGTCAGAACTCAACGGAAATGGAAAGGACCAGATAAAATCAGTCGTGTTTATGGTGATTGGATCGACGATATTGAGTAA
- a CDS encoding catalytic/ hydrolase (catalytics;hydrolases; FUNCTIONS IN: hydrolase activity, catalytic activity; INVOLVED IN: metabolic process; LOCATED IN: chloroplast; EXPRESSED IN: 23 plant structures; EXPRESSED DURING: 13 growth stages; CONTAINS InterPro DOMAIN/s: Amidohydrolase 2 (InterPro:IPR006992); Has 1373 Blast hits to 1373 proteins in 381 species: Archae - 4; Bacteria - 1000; Metazoa - 6; Fungi - 6; Plants - 45; Viruses - 0; Other Eukaryotes - 312 (source: NCBI BLink).), giving the protein MAVTLRLTNSLAFSSHPLTSSVLFRGSKSIGTITKIASTIRTVKMAAFAGSDSETTSSTSRVIDSHLHIWASPQEAETYPYFPGQEPTLTGDVNFLLKNMEEARVDGALIVQPINHKFDHSLVTSVLKRYPSKFVGCCLANPAEDGSGITHLENLVLESNYRAVRFNPYLWPSGQKMTNAVGKALFSKAGELCVPVGFMCMKGLDLHIAEIEELCTEFPKTTVLLDHAGFCKVPESGEAKLAYSQLMKLSRFPQVYVKFSALFRISRTGFPYQDLSPLLSQLVSHFGANRVMWGSDFPFVVLECGYKEAKEAVTIIAKEASLSSSEMDWILGKTLMQLFPGQWVLP; this is encoded by the exons ATGGCTGTGACTCTGAGATTAACGAATTCTTTAGCATTTTCCAGTCATCCTCTAACGTCGTCCGTACTGTTCCGAGGAAGCAAATCGATCGGTACTATTACTAAGATAGCATCAACAATCAGGACGGTAAAAATGGCGGCTTTTGCTGGGTCTGACTCAGAAACAACGTCGTCTACCTCGAGAGTTATCGATTCTCATCTCCACATTTGGGCTTCTCCTCAAGAG GCCGAGACATATCCTTATTTTCCTGGCCAAGAACCTACTTTGACTGGTGATGTCAATTTCTTGCTTAAG AACATGGAAGAGGCAAGAGTAGATGGAGCTCTCATTGTGCAACCCATAAATCACAAGTTTGACCATTCTTTAGTAACAAG TGTTCTGAAGAGATACCCATCAAAGTTTGTCGGTTGTTGCCTTGCTAATCCTGCAGAAGATGGCAGTGGAATTACGCACCTTGAGAATCTTGTTTTAGAG aGTAATTATCGTGCTGTTCGGTTTAATCCCTACTTGTGGCCATCGGGTCAGAAG ATGACAAATGCTGTTGGTAAAGCCTTGTTCTCTAAAGCAGGGGAGCTTTGTGTGCCTGTTGGCTTCATGTGCATGAAG GGTCTAGATCTTCACATTGCAGAAATTGAGGAACTTTGCACAGAATTTCCAAAGACAACTGTTTTACTAGATCACGCTGGATTCTGCAAAGTACCAGA AAGTGGTGAGGCAAAGCTTGCTTATTCTCAACTCATGAAGCTGTCTAGATTTCCACag GTATATGTGAAATTCAGTGCTCTATTCAGGATCTCAAGAACCGGCTTCCCGTATCAGGACCTATCGCCTCTCCTATCTCAACTTGTGTCCCATTTTGGGGCAAATCGTGTCATGTGGGGCAG TGACTTCCCATTTGTTGTTCTTGAATGTGGATATaaagaagctaaagaagctGTGACTATCATTGCAAAAGAAGCATCCTTGTCAAGTTCTGAGATGGACTGGATTCTGGGAAAGACTCTGATGCAGCTCTTCCCTGGACAATGGGTTCTTCCTTGA
- a CDS encoding Late embryogenesis abundant (LEA) hydroxyproline-rich glycoprotein family (Late embryogenesis abundant (LEA) hydroxyproline-rich glycoprotein family; CONTAINS InterPro DOMAIN/s: Late embryogenesis abundant protein, group 2 (InterPro:IPR004864); BEST Arabidopsis thaliana protein match is: NDR1/HIN1-like 2 (TAIR:AT3G11650.1); Has 974 Blast hits to 974 proteins in 28 species: Archae - 0; Bacteria - 0; Metazoa - 0; Fungi - 0; Plants - 974; Viruses - 0; Other Eukaryotes - 0 (source: NCBI BLink).), giving the protein MANGLNGASYGPPIKPPVKTYYSHGRRGSDVGCGICGCFSSCLLCCGGCLVNIICNILIGVLVCLGVVALILWFILRPNVVKFQVTEADLTRFEFDPRSHNLHYNISLNFSIRNPNQRLGIHYDQLEVRGYYGDQRFSAANMTSFYQGHKNTTVVGTELNGQKLVLLGAGGRRDFREDRRSGVYRIDVKLRFKLRFKFGFLNSWAVRPKIKCHLKVPLSTSSSDERFQFHPTKCHVDL; this is encoded by the coding sequence ATGGCGAACGGATTAAACGGCGCCAGTTACGGTCCACCAATCAAGCCACCGGTGAAAACTTACTACAGTCATGGCCGACGCGGCTCCGACGTAGGTTGCGGTATCTGTGGTTGTTTCTCCAGCTGTCTCCTTTGTTGCGGAGGTTGTCTCGTAAACATCATCTGCAACATCCTCATCGGTGTACTCGTTTGCCTTGGAGTCGTTGCTTTAATCCTCTGGTTTATCCTCCGACCAAACGTCGTGAAATTCCAAGTTACGGAAGCTGATTTAACGCGATTTGAGTTCGATCCAAGAAGCCATAACCTTCATTACAATATCTCGTTGAACTTTTCGATACGTAATCCTAATCAACGTCTTGGGATACACTATGATCAGTTAGAGGTGAGAGGTTACTACGGTGATCAGCGTTTTTCTGCTGCGAATATGACGTCGTTTTATCAGGGACATAAGAACACGACGGTGGTTGGAACGGAGTTAAACGGACAGAAACTGGTTTTGCTCGGTGCCGGTGGACGGAGAGATTTTAGGGAGGATCGGAGGTCTGGGGTTTACAGGATCGACGTGAAGCTCAGATTTAAGTTAAGGTTtaagtttgggtttttgaacTCATGGGCCGTTAGGCCCAAGATTAAGTGTCATCTCAAAGTCCCCTTGAGCACCTCTAGTTCAGATGAAAGATTTCAGTTTCATCCCACCAAGTGCCACGTTGACCTctga
- a CDS encoding ribosome maturation factor (unknown protein; Has 25 Blast hits to 25 proteins in 8 species: Archae - 0; Bacteria - 0; Metazoa - 0; Fungi - 0; Plants - 25; Viruses - 0; Other Eukaryotes - 0 (source: NCBI BLink).) gives MQRISLDSSASKLHSYGGRKDDTYDIDDLKPASSSPSSSSSAVDYDDHELKDFKPRRLSSLQSPFVTTNQKQEKLVHFIPILTLICFIILYLTSYAPSQSDLAQFNGFMRPSKHLESSDENGDEISGFIRADTLSIRSSVRNLQETESFTTKSLPRRRTSHRKTADF, from the exons ATGCAGAGGATATCGTTAGACTCATCAGCTTCGAAGCTCCATAGCTATGGAGGACGAAAGGACGATACCTACGATATTGATGACTTGAAACCagcttcctcttctccttcttcgtcGTCATCCGCAGTAGATTACGACGATCACGAGCTCAAAGACTTTAAGCCGCGACGGTTATCATCGTTGCAATCTCCTTTTGTTACGACGAATCAGAAACAAGAGAAGCTTGTTCACTTCATTCCGATTCTCACTCTCATCTGCTTTATCATCCTTTACCTCACTTCTTACGCTCCGTCTCAATCAG ATTTGGCTCAGTTTAATGGATTCATGCGTCCTTCGAAACATCTAG AATCATCCGACGAAAATGGCGACGAAATTTCTGGATTTATCAGAGCCGATACTCTATCCATCCGTAGTAGTGTACGAAACCTACAAGAGACGGAAAGCTTCACGACGAAATCACTTCCCCGTCGCCGGACTTCTCACCGGAAAACCGCCGACTTCTAG
- a CDS encoding envelope glycoprotein (unknown protein; FUNCTIONS IN: molecular_function unknown; INVOLVED IN: biological_process unknown; LOCATED IN: mitochondrion; EXPRESSED IN: 13 plant structures; EXPRESSED DURING: 9 growth stages; BEST Arabidopsis thaliana protein match is: unknown protein (TAIR:AT1G32260.1); Has 47 Blast hits to 47 proteins in 14 species: Archae - 0; Bacteria - 0; Metazoa - 0; Fungi - 0; Plants - 47; Viruses - 0; Other Eukaryotes - 0 (source: NCBI BLink).) produces the protein MVLWELALGTAYFLGIRRTYRLALKTQRRLVSPKHPRIRDFMHRRTYQIFDMALRVHKNIQQRDMVIGRNLGNWILRGLDRMKPSAQVLLPKNTEPSIDKAKRVLQSTRLKPHVNTQTPQNREVDRNLFMSLRNFRSKYPIASMMMIKPPRSTGTTTQYRPYSVGESSLIKPIYARGGFNSVIRKDILQWMVQKR, from the exons ATGGTGTTGTGGGAGTTAGCTCTAGGAACAGCTTACTTCTTGGGGATTAGGCGGACTTACCGGCTCGCATTGAAGACCCAGCGTCGGCTTGTTAGCCCTAAGCATCCAAGGATTCGAGATTTTATGCATCG GAGGACTTATCAAATCTTTGATATGGCACTTAGGGTCCACAAGAACATACAACAGAGAGACATGGTTATTGGTCGGAATCTTGGAAACTGGATTCTCCGGGGGCTTGACCGGATGAAGCCATCGGCTCAGGTTCTACTACCAAAGAATACAGAGCCAAGCATAGACAAGGCGAAAAGAGTATTACAATCAACCCGTCTTAAACCACATGTTAACACGCAGACTCCTCAGAACCGTGAGGTTGATAGGAACTTGTTCATGTCCTTGAGGAACTTTCGGTCCAAATACCCCATTGcttcgatgatgatgatcaaaccTCCAAGATCCACGGGAACTACTACTCAGTACAGGCCTTACAGTGTTGGTGAATCCAGTCTGATTAAACCAATTTATGCTAGAGGCGGGTTCAACAGCGTCATCAGGAAGGACATTTTGCAGTGGATGGTGCAGAAGAGATAA
- a CDS encoding envelope glycoprotein, with amino-acid sequence MQCKWLDLSKIKRRTYQIFDMALRVHKNIQQRDMVIGRNLGNWILRGLDRMKPSAQVLLPKNTEPSIDKAKRVLQSTRLKPHVNTQTPQNREVDRNLFMSLRNFRSKYPIASMMMIKPPRSTGTTTQYRPYSVGESSLIKPIYARGGFNSVIRKDILQWMVQKR; translated from the exons ATGCAATGCAAGTGGTTGGATTTAAGTAAAATCAAGAG GAGGACTTATCAAATCTTTGATATGGCACTTAGGGTCCACAAGAACATACAACAGAGAGACATGGTTATTGGTCGGAATCTTGGAAACTGGATTCTCCGGGGGCTTGACCGGATGAAGCCATCGGCTCAGGTTCTACTACCAAAGAATACAGAGCCAAGCATAGACAAGGCGAAAAGAGTATTACAATCAACCCGTCTTAAACCACATGTTAACACGCAGACTCCTCAGAACCGTGAGGTTGATAGGAACTTGTTCATGTCCTTGAGGAACTTTCGGTCCAAATACCCCATTGcttcgatgatgatgatcaaaccTCCAAGATCCACGGGAACTACTACTCAGTACAGGCCTTACAGTGTTGGTGAATCCAGTCTGATTAAACCAATTTATGCTAGAGGCGGGTTCAACAGCGTCATCAGGAAGGACATTTTGCAGTGGATGGTGCAGAAGAGATAA
- a CDS encoding Plastid-lipid associated protein PAP / fibrillin family protein (Plastid-lipid associated protein PAP / fibrillin family protein; FUNCTIONS IN: structural molecule activity; INVOLVED IN: biological_process unknown; LOCATED IN: thylakoid, chloroplast thylakoid membrane, chloroplast, plastoglobule; EXPRESSED IN: 24 plant structures; EXPRESSED DURING: 13 growth stages; CONTAINS InterPro DOMAIN/s: Plastid lipid-associated protein/fibrillin (InterPro:IPR006843); BEST Arabidopsis thaliana protein match is: fibrillin (TAIR:AT4G04020.1); Has 422 Blast hits to 421 proteins in 82 species: Archae - 0; Bacteria - 91; Metazoa - 1; Fungi - 0; Plants - 314; Viruses - 0; Other Eukaryotes - 16 (source: NCBI BLink).) produces the protein MATLFTVARPSSLLYVSSINPSKTFSPSISLKLNSLSFSFGYRPKPLRFSKIRSSLPSESESESDLDASAVTDEWGEKPGDANEPDSQPDNVTVNVITDEWGEKSGPELEESGTRFMESDPPRNEDEWGGEIGGETEADAGNGSAVSDPTWELKRCLADSVYGTELGFKAGSEVRAEVLELVNQLEALNPTPAPLENPELLDGNWVLLYTAFSELIPLLAAGSTPLLKVKSISQSIDTNNLIIDNSTTLSSPFADFSFSATASFEVRSPSRIEVSFKEGTLKPPVIKSSVDLPESVGVFGQQISLSLLKQSLNPLQDVAANISRALSGQPPLKLPFPGNRGSSWLLTTYLDKDLRISRGDGGLFVLAREGSSLLEL, from the exons ATGGCTACGCTCTTCACCGTCGCTCGTCCTTCTTCACTCCTCTATGTTTCCTCCATAAATCCAAGCAAGACCTTCTCTCCTTCTATCTCCCTAAAActtaactctctctctttctcttttggttaTCGTCCCAAGCCACTCCGGTTTTCTAAAATCCGATCTTCTCTGCCCTCGGAATCTGAATCGGAATCCGACCTAGATGCGTCTGCAGTTACAGATGAATGGGGTGAGAAACCTGGAGATGCAAATGAGCCCGACTCTCAGCCAGATAATGTGACCGTGAATGTGATTACGGACGAATGGGGCGAGAAATCCGGACCCGAACTTGAGGAATCCGGGACCCGGTTTATGGAATCGGATCCTCCAAGGAACGAAGACGAGTGGGGAGGAGAAATTGGAGGAGAAACTGAAGCCGACGCTGGAAATGGAAGTGCGGTGTCTGACCCGACTTGGGAGCTGAAAAGGTGTTTGGCGGATTCGGTGTACGGAACTGAATTAGGTTTCAAAGCTGGGTCAGAAGTCCGAGCGGAGGTTTTGGAGCTTGTGAATCAACTGGAAGCTCTGAATCCTACTCCGGCTCCGTTAGAGAATCCAGAACTTCTCGACGGCAACTGGGTTTTGCT GTACACTGCTTTCTCTGAGTTGATTCCTCTACTAGCTGCGGGTTCGACACCTTTGTTGAAAGTTAAAAGCATAAGTCAGTCAATAGACACAAACAATCTCATTATCGACAACTCCACTACACTCTCCAGCCCTTTTGCAGACTTCTCCTTCAGTGCTACTGCTTCATTTGAAGTTCGAAGCCCTTCAAGAATTGAG GTTTCTTTCAAAGAAGGCACGCTAAAACCCCCGGTGATCAAATCAAGTGTAGATCTCCCAGAGAGTGTGGGCGTCTTTGGGCAGCAGATTAGCCTTTCGTTGTTAAAGCAGTCTTTGAACCCCTTACAAGATGTGGCAGCAAACATTTCACGGGCACTCTCTGGTCAGCCACCTCTCAAGCTTCCGTTTCCAGGAAACCGAGGCAGCTCTTGGCTCTTGACCACTTATCTCGACAAGGATCTCAGGATTTCTAGAGGAGATGGTGGCCTTTTCGTGCTTGCCAGAGAAGGAAGCTCTCTGCTTGAGCTctga
- the SKL2 gene encoding shikimate kinase like 2 (shikimate kinase like 2 (SKL2); FUNCTIONS IN: shikimate kinase activity, ATP binding; INVOLVED IN: aromatic amino acid family biosynthetic process; LOCATED IN: chloroplast; EXPRESSED IN: 20 plant structures; EXPRESSED DURING: 13 growth stages; CONTAINS InterPro DOMAIN/s: CS-like domain (InterPro:IPR007052), Shikimate kinase (InterPro:IPR000623), HSP20-like chaperone (InterPro:IPR008978), CS domain (InterPro:IPR017447); Has 380 Blast hits to 380 proteins in 88 species: Archae - 0; Bacteria - 138; Metazoa - 0; Fungi - 0; Plants - 141; Viruses - 0; Other Eukaryotes - 101 (source: NCBI BLink).) produces MAAFASGLAIIFNSPSLNPVTTQATFLSSNRIRSSPRVFSGFHSLRRRGFRRFSQNVIPDRFNSFSCNCLSAVSTSTIDYEFTDGGKEVELRLRLKTGEILSPKDISVDADGTSLAVKEKRNGLLITLLETNHLFEKIMPSETIWYIDEDQLVVNMKKVDGELKWPDIVESWESLTAGMMQLLKGASIYIVGDSTEINQKVSRELAVGLGYSPLDSKELLESFSKQTIDSWILAEGPDSVAEAESSVLESLSSHVRTVVSTLGGKHGAAGRADQWRHLYSGFTVWVSQTEATDEESAKEEARRSKQEREIGYSNADVVVKLQGWDPTHAKSVAQASLSALKQLIISDKGLPGKKSLYIRLGCRGDWPNIKPPGWDPSSDTGPHPQFT; encoded by the exons ATGGCTGCTTTTGCTTCTGGTTTGGCTATAATCTTCAACTCTCCTTCACTAAACCCTGTCACAACTCAAGCGACCTTCCTTTCTTCGAATCGGATTCGTTCCTCTCCTCGCGTTTTCAGTGGATTTCACAGCCTCCGACGTCGCGGCTTCCGGCGATTCTCTCAAAATGTTATCCCCGACCGGTTTAATAGCTTCTCATGTAATTGCTTATCCGCCGTATCCACCAGCACTATCGATTACGAG TTCACGGATGGTGGCAAAGAGGTGGAATTAAGATTGAGGTTAAAGACAGGTGAGATACTTTCTCCAAAGGATATATCTGTTGACGCAGATGGAACATCGTTAGCCGTTAAAGAAAAGCGGAATGGATTGCTGATTACACTTCTAGAGACTAACCATCTCTTTGAGAAGATTATGCCCTCTGAAACAATATG GTACATAGACGAAGATCAGTTGGTTGTGAATATGAAGAAGGTGGATGGGGAATTGAAGTGGCCTGATATTGTCGAGTCCTGGGAGTCTTTGACTGCAGGAATGATGCAACTTCTTAAAGGTGCATCAATCTACATTGTTGGAGATTCAACTGAAATCAACCAAAAAGTGTCTCGAGAGCTAGCCGTTGGCCTTGG GTACAGTCCTTTAGATTCAAAGGAATTGCTGGAAAGCTTTTCCAAGCAAACAATCGATTCTT GGATTCTTGCAGAAGGGCCGGATTCTGTAGCTGAAGCAGAGAGTTCGGTATTGGAAAGCTTGAGCAG CCATGTGCGTACTGTTGTCTCAACTTTGGGAGGTAAACATGGAGCTGCGGGGAGAGCTGATCAGTGGAGACATCTTTACTCCGGATTTACCGTTTGGGTATCACAGACTGAAGCCACAG ATGAAGAGTCAGCTAAAGAAGAAGCGAGGAGAAGTAAGCAAGAGAGGGAGATTGGGTATTCAAACGCCGACGTTGTGGTGAAGCTCCAAGGTTGGGACCCGACGCATGCAAAGAGCGTGGCTCAGGCTTCCTTGAGTGCACTTAAGCAACTGATCATCTCAGACAAGGGACTTCCAG GTAAGAAGAGTTTGTACATACGCTTGGGATGCCGTGGCGATTGGCCCAATATAAAACCGCCGGGATGGGATCCATCGTCTGACACTGGACCTCATCCACAGTTTACATAA